The following proteins come from a genomic window of Misgurnus anguillicaudatus chromosome 10, ASM2758022v2, whole genome shotgun sequence:
- the LOC129448691 gene encoding protein rapunzel-like, translating to MASKQEIIVTAVKVLGYIEKVSSFASAFEPLFGIVTNVVGMFRKGLVGEEDHKLAQDFKQINEKLETISEKNKQTLRQMRIDEVNETFGKYEEIIKHQYEAFNTMVERVKLEPDNSKKHIDEFVEIYKNDRNDMSLKVYYDGVTHQESVFGRPLLEVYLEHCNRDRRVMEARCSHIVHLFYIGLITLMAYTLVTESDEEEMREKWKKRVVEIQAKMQEALDQCEQGN from the coding sequence ATGGCAAGTAAACAAGAGATCATAGTGACTGCAGTCAAAGTGCTGGGATACATAGAGAAGGTCTCCTCCTTCGCCTCCGCTTTCGAACCTCTCTTTGGAATTGTGACAAATGTAGTTGGGATGTTCAGGAAAGGCCTGGTGGGCGAAGAGGACCATAAGCTGGCCCAAGACTTCAAACAAATTAACGAGAAGCTGGAAACCATCTCGGAGAAGAACAAGCAGACCCTTCGGCAGATGCGCATCGATGAAGTCAACGAAACGTTCGGTAAATATGAGGAGATCATCAAGCATCAGTACGAAGCCTTTAACACCATGGTGGAGAGAGTGAAGCTTGAGCCGGACAACTCTAAGAAACACATAGATGAGTTTGTGGAGATCTACAAGAATGACAGGAATGATATGAgcttaaaagtgtattatgatGGAGTGACGCACCAAGAGTCTGTGTTTGGACGACCGCTGCTGGAGGTTTACTTGGAGCACTGCAATAGAGACAGAAGAGTGATGGAGGCCAGATGCTCACACATTGTTCACCTTTTCTACATCGGTCTTATAACACTAATGGCCTACACCTTGGTCACAGAAAGCGATGAGGAGGAAATGAGggaaaaatggaaaaaaaggGTTGTTGAAATTCAAGCCAAGATGCAAGAAGCTCTAGACCAATGTGAACAAGGAAACTGA